The genomic window GAGGATATAAAACAACAGACTCACTATGATGAGGGTCAGTGGCACAACAATTAATGGCACGACGACGGCATTATGCATTATCTGTGACACTAATTCTTGGCGCACGTCATCCTGCTGGGCGGTAACAATCCACACCCGATTTTTAGTCGAAAAAAAGCTAAAGACATGCCAAAGCTCTCCCTCAAACACTTTTTTATGGTAGCCCTGCACCAGCTCAGTGATCGGCTGGCGGCCAATATTATCGGATAACACTATGGCTTGCCCCGCCTCACTCCAGATCTGAAAAGCGAGTTTATGTTCATAGGCCAGTTTCAATGCATCGGCTTTCTCGGCGAAGGTGCTCACTTGACTATCGGGCACATGTAGAATTTGCGGCCCAAGGTTCGGTCTCGAAAGGTCGGCCTCGTTCTGATAAAAAAGTTCAAGTATTTTAGCCGTTTGTAACATCTGCGCGTCGAATAGCTCTTCAATTTGATGCGTAGAATCCCGGGTACTGAGCCAGCTAGAAATCCCGACCGACACAGAGATCCCCGAGAGCATCAACAAAGTGAGCAATAAACGTAATGAATACAAGTCCAGACCCTTTAATCGATTCAATCAAATATCCCCGTCGTTTCGGTATGTTACTGAATACCGAGAAACGCAGGGGTTGTCACTCAAATCCTTGAGTTAATTTAGTCGAGCATCAGACTAATTCAACTCAATCAAGGTATAACCTATACCGCGCACTGTCTTAATCAAATCGTTTGCGAGCTTTTTACGCAGGTGATGAATATGGACTTCTATCGAATTACTACCCACTTCGTCCCAACCGTAGGTCAGTTGCTCCAACTGGCTGCGGGTCAATACGCGCCCAGCGGACTGGGCAAGCTCGAGCAACAACTGGAATTCACGCCTTGACAGCAGGACACTCTGATCGCGAAAGGTGACTTCACGGGTGGATAGGTCGATGCAAAGTGCGCCAATAATCAAGCTATTATGATCCAAACCATGCTGGCGCCTAACGATGGCGCGAATGCGCGCGGCCAACTCGCGCACATCGAAGGGTTTGCCAAGGTAATCATCGGCGCCTATGTCTAAACACTCGAGCTTAGTATCAAAATCGGTATTGGCGGTCAGCACTATGGTCGGAATTGAGACCCCCTGTTGGCGCCAGATCTTAAGCAATTCTTTACCGTTGCCATCGGGCAGGCCTAGATCTAGCACTATGGCACTAAAGCTTTCATTTTTGATGCCCACTAATGCCTGTTGATAGCTGCTTAAGTGATCCACCTGCATGCCAAGCTTAGCGAGGCTCAAACAAATGCCCTGGGCCAGCAACTCATTGTCTTCCACTAACATAATACGCATTAATGATGCCTTATCGAAAAATACTATATTGAACAGACTGTTGCTCTAAAAATATCTCGGCATTTATCCCCTGCAACATGGCCATAGTGGCGAGCATTCCCGCAGTGACACAATTGGGCCCAAGCACAGTCACCGAGCGCGGCGCACCGACCACAGGATAACCAGTGCGTGGATCGATAATATGGCCATAACGCTGGCCATCGACCTCAATAAAACGTCGAGTATCCCCGCTCGTCGCCAACGCGCCCTGACTAATAGCAAGAACCTTAGCCGCATGGTCAAGGTGATGTGGATCTTCTATTCCCACCTGCCACGGCGTTGACTTGGCGATGGGACAAGCAATATCCCCCCCAAAATTAACTAATACCGAGAGACCCGGATAACGTTCGGCGAAACGATAAGCGACGCTATCGACAGCATATTCCTTTGCAATGCCACCAAAATCGAGCTGCATTCCGGCGGGCATAATTAACCCATGGGCGTTAAATTCAATGCGACCAAAGCCCACTAGGGCTTTAGCGCGGATAATATCTTGATGTGCGGGGAGTGTGGCATTGGGATCAAAACGCCAAAGCTGCATCAAAGGGCCTGCCGAAATATCAAACAACCCTTCACTTAACTCAAAGCATTGTTTTGCAAAGGAGAGTAGCTGCCAGGTTTCTTCATCTATCGCTTGCCTCTGGCCTTGGGCCTGGTTCAATTGCCATAGATAATTGTTGGTGATGAAACGGCTGTATTTTTGTTCTATTCGCCGCACCTCAGTGACCGCCATCTCGAGCATTTTATCGGCAATATGTTGCTCATCGGTGGCGATAAGGAGCTCGCAGGGACTCGCCATAGCGCGAAACTCACCGACATAACCCCATTCGCGGCGTGACAAAGTATAAGGCACAGCCACAGGGGACGATGTCATTAACATGTAATCACCTCTTTAGATTGACCGTTCTATCTTTCACTCTGGCAATCATATCACTCAGCGAATAACTTAAGTATGGTGCGAATAGGGATAGCTTAACCGCCATTAAGCTATCCTCAATGCCTACAGCCAACATATTGAGCAAATTAAAAAGAATAACTAAATTGCGCGGTTATCGCTTTTTGAGTCGGGAAGAGATCATAGTTTTGCAGCTCCCCAGGGATAGCCGTGCCATTGTTTTTGGGGTCCTGTTGATAGTATTCCAAACGGTAGGACATTTCGTGCCCACCCGCCAAACGATGCCCAAACTTTACGCCAAGAGTGTATGCGCTCATATCGCCAATACGATAATCGGCACTGGCAAACTCGGGCATGGGGGTATCGGCCATCAAGAAGGGCTGATAAAAGTTCACTGCACTTTGCTGGTAATAACGTAAATGCAGTTGACCATAGAAGCTGCCGCTAAAGTAATAACGGTAATGGGTCTCTAGGGTATGTGAGGTTAAATCCCAGTCATCGGTATTGTAGCGATAAGAGAAATCCACGACGCCCGAGTCTAAGGCGCCTTTAGTCATCACATAAAAACTGTGCTTTAAACGGGAATCGGGGCGATTCTCGTAGACGATATCCTGAGTCAAGCCGTTGTTATCCACCACACTGAGGACTTTGTAGGGATCGGTTAAATAGCCGTTAACACTGGATAAACCGTAATTGGCCTGCAACAGCCAACGTTGATTTAACACTTGAGTGATGCCTAACATGATATCGGCGGTCTGCTTATCATCACTGCCGCTTTGACGGGTCGCATCGAATGCGGCGCGGTAGGCTTCTTCAGTAGTGAAATCATCGCGAATGACCATAGAGGATAAACTCACAGGGCGTCCGCCAACGGGATCGACCACATCGAAGCTGTAGGCAGTACCGAGAAATAACGTCGTATTATCCTTATTAAACCCGCGCTCGATACTGGCATTGAGCCCCATAGACATATAGTCAAATTCCTTTGAACCATACACCCCAGCATTGACTTTCCAATCTGGGTTTAACACTTGGGTCCAATTCACATTGGCTTGCACCCGGGTATCATGGAAAGTGTCATCGAGCGGCGTATCGCCCGCTGCCACTGTATATTGCCCATTGCCCGATGGACGGGTAAACGTTTGACTCGAACTTTGGGCGACAGCGCCCGATGCCGAGGCTCCGGTTAAACTGTCTACAACGAGTTTAAGATCCAGCACACTGTCATCGCCAAAGGCTTTTTGTGCCGTACCTATGGCCTCAATGGCCTGTACTCTATCCTGCTCACCGTAGTACATCAGCGCCGCATCGACTTTCCAATCGTCGACTTTTTTCGCTATTTCAGTGGCATGGCCACTGCTGGCAAACAGACCGCAACTCGCTAAGGCTAAGGCGCCGGCGATCTGCTTAGACGGTATTACATTTATTTGATTGTTATTTTTAGCCATAGCTGACAACACCTGTAGGTCACTTATCTCTATGCAATACCGCGGGATTTCGCCCCTATGGATGCTCACATCGAGCGAGTTATAGCAATCGTGCTATACCGTTCGAGAAGGTATCCAAGGCAAATACCCAAGGAAAACTCAGTTACAACCACAACCACCACCGGCGAAGGCTCGGCCACCGCTACTGCCTTCTTTGCTGAAATAGATATGATCATCGAGGGCCAGATCGAGTTTTTCACTGTCAAGCGCCATATCACTGCGAGCCAATTGGCCCTTCTCCCAAGGCTCAACACCTAAGCTTGAACAACCACTTAAGCCAACAATCAAGGCCATGGCGATAAAGAGAGGTTTTCCCATACATTACTCCTTCAATAGGCTGATAAGTTCTTGCTCATATTCGGCTTCATTATCACTGTAAAAGCCGACATGACTGTTCACTAACTGTCCCTGACGATTGAACATAAAACTGCTGGGCATCCCCATTAAATCAAAGCTACGGGCGACATCGCCTTCGGGATTAAAGCGCACCGTAAATTGGGCAGGAACTTGCTTTAAAAACTCATCGGCTAGGGCTTTGTCGGTATCGAGGTTAATAGCAACCACGGCTAAGCCTTGGTCCCCATACTTTTGCTGCATTGCATTCATCCAAGGGAAGGACTTACGACAAGGGCCACACCAAGAGGCCCAAAAATCAACGTATACAACCTTGCCCTTAAATTCGCTCAACGGGGTCACTTGATTTTGTGCGTTAAAGACTTGGTGATCGAGGGAGGGAGCGCCATGGGCTCCAACAGCCAGCAATGCTAATAACAACCATCGTTTTCTCATAGGAAATCCACCTTTCTCTGTTGAGTGTGAATCTATTAACCGAATCTTAAGGTTTTCTTAAACTGAAAAAAGAAAAGCTATGCTAACGCGAGTGGTTCTTCCACAGATATCAGTTGCTTACAAAATGAACTGCGCCAGCATTTTGTTAAAAAATGGGACATTTTGTCCTACCAGGAAAAGTGAAATTAGATCTGGGTCATGTTAATTAAATGTCAAAATCAGTTCTATCACATCTCTTAAAAATTCTTGATATACATCAAGAATCTTTACAGTCTGGCGGCCTAAACTGACAGAGTCAATTATGTAAACCCTTAGCAATTTACATTTAAATAACAAAAAGGTTGACCCATGGACACACATGCAGCCCTATATGAACAGGGAAAGGCGCGCTTAGATGCACTGCGCCAATTCGCTCCCCGTCAACAACAATCATTGATTGAGAAAATGCAACAACACGGCATTAGCCGCCGTGATTTTATGAAGTGGAGTGCGATGGTGACGGGCATGCTCGCATTACCACTGCCCTTTAGTAATTTAGTCGCAGAGGCCGCCGAATTAGCCGACCGAGTCCCCTTAATTTGGTTACATATGGCCGAATGTACAGGCTGCTCTGAATCCCTAGTCCGCGCCGATACGCCCAACTTAGATTCGTTGATCTTCGACCATATTTCCTTGGAATACCACGAAACCTTAATGGCAGCAGCGGGTTGGCAAGCGGAAGAAAACCTCGAGCACGCATTAGAAACCTACAAGGGCCGTTATCTATTGGCCGTTGAAGGGGCGATTCCGACCGCCAATAACGGCAGTTTCTTGACCGTAGGCTGTAAAGGCCACACAGGTTTAGAAATTATCAAACATGCCGCCGATGGCGCCGCAGCCATTATCTCCGTTGGTACCTGCGCCTCCTTCGGTGGAGTACAGGCCGCCTACCCTAACCCCACCGGGGCTAAGGGAGTGCACGAAGTGATCAGTAAACCCGTGATTAACTTAGGCGGTTGCCCACCGAGTGAAAAGAATATCGTTGGCACTTTGATGTACTTCATCATGTTCGGCAAGTTGCCTGCGCTGGATATGTTTAACCGACCTAAGTGGGCTTACGGCGCACGGGTACACGATAACTGTGAACGTCGTGGTCGCTTCGATGCCGGTGAATTCGTTGAAGAATTTGGCGATCACGGCGCAAAAGAAGGTTACTGCCTCTATAAAGTAGGTTGTAAAGGACCTTACACCTATAACAACTGTCCGACGGAGCGCTTTAACCACCACACAAGTTGGCCAGTGTTAGCGGGCCACGGCTGTATGGGCTGCTCAGAGCCTAACTTCTGGGATGATATGGCCGACTTTGAAAAACCCCTTGGCCGTCAACTCCTCCATGGATTGGATGCTACCGCAGACACTGTTGGTGCGGTGATTTTAGGCGCGACTGTCGTGGGTATTGGAGCCCATGCCGTTGCCAGTATTTTTGCCAAGCCGCTGGAGGAATAACCCATGAGCAAGCGCGTTGTTATCGACCCTATCACACGTATCGAGGGTCACTTACGTATCGAAGTTGAAGTTGATGAAAATAACGTCATCAACAAGGCTTGGTCATCTTCTACTCTTTGGCGCGGTATCGAAGTCATCCTCAAGGGGCGTACCCCTATGGATGTCGGCCTGATTGTGCAGCGAATTTGTGGCGTATGTACCTATTCCCACTACCGCTGTGGTACTGAGGCGGTTGAGAATGCACTCGGTATTCAAATCCCTTTGAACGCTAAATACTTACGTTCATTGATGCAAACCTCCTTATACATGCATGACCATATAGTGCATTTCTACCATCTACATGGCTTAGATTGGGTGGATGTCGTATCAGCACTGAGCGCCGATCCTGCTAAAGCCGCACAAGTGGCACTTAAGTATACGGATAAACCTATCGCCGCCGGTGAAGGTGAATTACGAGCGGTGCAAGAAAGAGTCAAAGGCTTTGTCGAAACCGGTAAATTGGGGCCATTTGCCAATGCCTATTGGGGCAATGGCACCTATAAATTTACCCCAGAGCAAAACCTAATTGCCCTATCACACTACCTAAAAGCCCTAGAAGTTCAACGGGTTGCTGCAGAAATGCTGGCAATTTTTGGTGGTAAACAACCGCATCCACAATCCTTAGTCGTCGGTGGTGTGACTTCGGTGCGTGACATGTTAAGCCCTGCTCGCCTGCAGGAATGGAAGCAAAAACACGCAACCGTGACTGACTTTATCCTGCGCGCCTATCAAGCCGATATCGTAATGGCGGCCGAAGCCTTTGGTACTGAGCCAAGTGTGCTTGGCGGCGTGAATGTGAAAAACTTTATGGCGACCGATGATTTTGTATTAGCCAACGGCGAATACATGTTCAATCAAGGCGTGATCATGAACGGCGACCTTGCCGGTGTCAGCGATGTTAATCCTGAACTTATCGCCGAAGACGTCAGCCATGCTTGGTATACCGCCGATGCGCCGCAGCACCCCTACGATGGTACGACGATCCCGAACTACACAGGTTTTATTGAACGCGATACCGTCTACGGCAAACTGCCAACCTTAGATGGTGACGGTAAATACTCTTGGGTTAAATCACCCCGCTACCAAGGTGAACCCGTCGAAGTGGGCCCATTAGCCTGCCTCTTGGTGAGTTATGCCCGCGGTAATAAAGTAGTGGTGGACTCGGTTAATGCCCTGCTCGCCCGCACGGGTTTACCCGTTGAAGCCCTGTTTACCACCTTAGGCCGCACCGCAGCGCGGATGCTACAGACGGTTATCGTCGCCCAAGAAGGGTTAAGAACCTTCGATGCACTGCTGACAAATATTCAGTCCGATGAAGCAACCTATGTGAAGTCGGATATCGACCCAAGCAAAGAGTATGTCGGCCACGCCATGATTGAGGCACCACGGGGCATGTTAAGCCACTGGATCCGCATTAAGAATGGGGTCATTGAAAACTACCAAGCCGTTGTGCCTACTACCTGGAACGCAGGACCTGTGGATGCCAACGGAAAGATAGGCCCCTATGAAGCGTCACTGATTGGCTTAAAACTGGAAGATCCAACCAAACCCCTTGAGGTGATACGTATTATTCACTCATTCGACCCTTGTATGGCGTGTTCTGTACACGTGATGGACTATAAAGGTCAAGCATTGAGCGAGTTCCGTGTCAGTCCCAATGGCCAATAAACGAGGGAGGGAACGCAAAATGAACCATTCTGCAACCCGCATTCGGACACTGGTTTTTAGTCCGGCAATACGGATTTTCCACTGGTTACGGGCACTATCGATTCTCGTGCTCGTCGTCACTGGCTTCTATATTGCTTGGCCGTTTCTTGTGGCGCCCGAGAGCACAGATGTGCTGGTACAAGGCTGGATACGTTTTGCCCATGTGATCTGCGGTTTTATCTTAACCGCAATCACCTTGGCGAGATTCTACCTGTATTTTTTCAGTCGCAGTGATATTGAGCGACGCTCATTTCGCGATGTGATGAGCGTGAAAAGTTGGATCACACAACTGAAATCCTACATTTGGATGGGACACTTACATAAAGCGGGTGTCTATGGACCATTGCAATTTGTGACTTATGTAGCAATCTCACTGGTCGCTCTCGTGATATGTATAACGGGTCTAGTACTGTACGCCAATGTGTATCACCAAGGTTTAGGTGGCATGCTTTGGGGCGGCGCAGCTTGGATTACAGCACAAATGGGCGGACTGGCACAGGTTAGGATTTGGCACCACTACCTCACCTGGGCATTTGTTATCTTTGTGGTTATCCACGTCTATATGGCGGTTTGGTCAGGGATACGCTTCAAACATAACTCGGTCGACTCAATTGTCTCTGGCTACGACTATCCGAAGCCAGACTCACATCACTAGGAGTCCAATGAAGGTATTGCTACTCGGTATTGGCAATGTCCTGTACGCCGATGAAGGTATCGGCGTACATTTTGTCAATTACATTGCTGATAATTATCAGTTTACCCATGAGTCACACCAGCTCGAGTTGCTCGATGGCGGCACCTTGGCCCAGGGGCTCATTCCGATTATTTGCCAATACGATTACTTAATCGTGGTCGATACTGTCAACGCCAATGGCGTAGAGCCCGGTGAAGTTTACTTCTTCGATTTTGATAAGGCACCACAGGAAATCGACTGGCAAGGCAGTGCCCATGAAGTGGAAATGCTGCAAACCCTCAATATGATGGAAATGGTCGGCGATAGGCCTAAGACCTTTGTGCTGGGCGTCACCCCAACCGTGCTCGAACCTATGGTACTCGGCCTGACCCCTAAAGTCGCCGCTGCCGTCCCCTTAATGGAAAAAACCTTGTTGTCCCACTTAGCCTCCCTTGGATTCACTGCGACACGCATTGCCGAACACAGTATCGATTCGCTGATCCCAAACTCTTATAAACGTGGCGTCACTATTGGTGAAAGTATATAGATGAAAAACATCAGATTTGATTTTACCTGCTCACGTCAGGTGCCTTTGTATGCGCATTTATGTAATCAATACCTAAATTACGATGCGCTGAATATCACCATAGGTTGTGAGACTCAGCCTCACCTTGGCCAAGATGATTTAGGGCCGATAACCTATTTTATTGAAGCCAAGGGCGAACAGGCGCAACTCGAACCGTTAGCCGATGCCATTGCCGCTGACTTTTTGATTTCCACTTGGCTGATTGATTCAGGCATTAGTGTCATCGATGAGCCTCAAGGCAGCAAAACCTTATTACCCTATTCGCAATCCGAAGAAAATCACGCCATAGCGCCTTTTTGTCAGCAATGTTACCCGTTAATTGGCGATAATCAGTCGGCCAAATTTGGCGCTCTAGATTTAGTCTGCCCCTGCTGCCATGGCGAAATGCAATTAACCCCAGCGCAAAAAGCCTTAACCTTGTCAGATATTAAAGCCATGGCGCAGGGGCTGCTCACACAGGGCCCACTGACATTAGCGGCTGCCGATAATCTGCAACTGAGTCTGACGCCGTTTGAGCCGCCCTTAGGCGAGCGGCCACAGCTGTTAATCTGTAATCCCAATACCCTAAACGCCCATTTTTGCCTGAACGATGCCCAAGTGCTCGCGCTTTCCAGTATTGAAAAACCGCTTATCTGCGCCAGGCCAACACAAGAACACGATAAACTCAGCGCGCCGCTGTACGAGATTTGTTTTGCCTACAGCCGGGTGATCTTAGT from Shewanella putrefaciens includes these protein-coding regions:
- a CDS encoding response regulator transcription factor — its product is MRIMLVEDNELLAQGICLSLAKLGMQVDHLSSYQQALVGIKNESFSAIVLDLGLPDGNGKELLKIWRQQGVSIPTIVLTANTDFDTKLECLDIGADDYLGKPFDVRELAARIRAIVRRQHGLDHNSLIIGALCIDLSTREVTFRDQSVLLSRREFQLLLELAQSAGRVLTRSQLEQLTYGWDEVGSNSIEVHIHHLRKKLANDLIKTVRGIGYTLIELN
- a CDS encoding FAD:protein FMN transferase, which gives rise to MLMTSSPVAVPYTLSRREWGYVGEFRAMASPCELLIATDEQHIADKMLEMAVTEVRRIEQKYSRFITNNYLWQLNQAQGQRQAIDEETWQLLSFAKQCFELSEGLFDISAGPLMQLWRFDPNATLPAHQDIIRAKALVGFGRIEFNAHGLIMPAGMQLDFGGIAKEYAVDSVAYRFAERYPGLSVLVNFGGDIACPIAKSTPWQVGIEDPHHLDHAAKVLAISQGALATSGDTRRFIEVDGQRYGHIIDPRTGYPVVGAPRSVTVLGPNCVTAGMLATMAMLQGINAEIFLEQQSVQYSIFR
- a CDS encoding DUF3570 domain-containing protein, giving the protein MAKNNNQINVIPSKQIAGALALASCGLFASSGHATEIAKKVDDWKVDAALMYYGEQDRVQAIEAIGTAQKAFGDDSVLDLKLVVDSLTGASASGAVAQSSSQTFTRPSGNGQYTVAAGDTPLDDTFHDTRVQANVNWTQVLNPDWKVNAGVYGSKEFDYMSMGLNASIERGFNKDNTTLFLGTAYSFDVVDPVGGRPVSLSSMVIRDDFTTEEAYRAAFDATRQSGSDDKQTADIMLGITQVLNQRWLLQANYGLSSVNGYLTDPYKVLSVVDNNGLTQDIVYENRPDSRLKHSFYVMTKGALDSGVVDFSYRYNTDDWDLTSHTLETHYRYYFSGSFYGQLHLRYYQQSAVNFYQPFLMADTPMPEFASADYRIGDMSAYTLGVKFGHRLAGGHEMSYRLEYYQQDPKNNGTAIPGELQNYDLFPTQKAITAQFSYSF
- a CDS encoding DUF4266 domain-containing protein; the protein is MGKPLFIAMALIVGLSGCSSLGVEPWEKGQLARSDMALDSEKLDLALDDHIYFSKEGSSGGRAFAGGGCGCN
- a CDS encoding TlpA family protein disulfide reductase; this translates as MRKRWLLLALLAVGAHGAPSLDHQVFNAQNQVTPLSEFKGKVVYVDFWASWCGPCRKSFPWMNAMQQKYGDQGLAVVAINLDTDKALADEFLKQVPAQFTVRFNPEGDVARSFDLMGMPSSFMFNRQGQLVNSHVGFYSDNEAEYEQELISLLKE
- the hyaA gene encoding nickel-dependent hydrogenase small subunit, coding for MDTHAALYEQGKARLDALRQFAPRQQQSLIEKMQQHGISRRDFMKWSAMVTGMLALPLPFSNLVAEAAELADRVPLIWLHMAECTGCSESLVRADTPNLDSLIFDHISLEYHETLMAAAGWQAEENLEHALETYKGRYLLAVEGAIPTANNGSFLTVGCKGHTGLEIIKHAADGAAAIISVGTCASFGGVQAAYPNPTGAKGVHEVISKPVINLGGCPPSEKNIVGTLMYFIMFGKLPALDMFNRPKWAYGARVHDNCERRGRFDAGEFVEEFGDHGAKEGYCLYKVGCKGPYTYNNCPTERFNHHTSWPVLAGHGCMGCSEPNFWDDMADFEKPLGRQLLHGLDATADTVGAVILGATVVGIGAHAVASIFAKPLEE
- the hyaB gene encoding nickel-dependent hydrogenase large subunit, with the protein product MSKRVVIDPITRIEGHLRIEVEVDENNVINKAWSSSTLWRGIEVILKGRTPMDVGLIVQRICGVCTYSHYRCGTEAVENALGIQIPLNAKYLRSLMQTSLYMHDHIVHFYHLHGLDWVDVVSALSADPAKAAQVALKYTDKPIAAGEGELRAVQERVKGFVETGKLGPFANAYWGNGTYKFTPEQNLIALSHYLKALEVQRVAAEMLAIFGGKQPHPQSLVVGGVTSVRDMLSPARLQEWKQKHATVTDFILRAYQADIVMAAEAFGTEPSVLGGVNVKNFMATDDFVLANGEYMFNQGVIMNGDLAGVSDVNPELIAEDVSHAWYTADAPQHPYDGTTIPNYTGFIERDTVYGKLPTLDGDGKYSWVKSPRYQGEPVEVGPLACLLVSYARGNKVVVDSVNALLARTGLPVEALFTTLGRTAARMLQTVIVAQEGLRTFDALLTNIQSDEATYVKSDIDPSKEYVGHAMIEAPRGMLSHWIRIKNGVIENYQAVVPTTWNAGPVDANGKIGPYEASLIGLKLEDPTKPLEVIRIIHSFDPCMACSVHVMDYKGQALSEFRVSPNGQ
- the cybH gene encoding Ni/Fe-hydrogenase, b-type cytochrome subunit, translated to MNHSATRIRTLVFSPAIRIFHWLRALSILVLVVTGFYIAWPFLVAPESTDVLVQGWIRFAHVICGFILTAITLARFYLYFFSRSDIERRSFRDVMSVKSWITQLKSYIWMGHLHKAGVYGPLQFVTYVAISLVALVICITGLVLYANVYHQGLGGMLWGGAAWITAQMGGLAQVRIWHHYLTWAFVIFVVIHVYMAVWSGIRFKHNSVDSIVSGYDYPKPDSHH
- a CDS encoding HyaD/HybD family hydrogenase maturation endopeptidase, which gives rise to MKVLLLGIGNVLYADEGIGVHFVNYIADNYQFTHESHQLELLDGGTLAQGLIPIICQYDYLIVVDTVNANGVEPGEVYFFDFDKAPQEIDWQGSAHEVEMLQTLNMMEMVGDRPKTFVLGVTPTVLEPMVLGLTPKVAAAVPLMEKTLLSHLASLGFTATRIAEHSIDSLIPNSYKRGVTIGESI